Proteins encoded together in one Telopea speciosissima isolate NSW1024214 ecotype Mountain lineage chromosome 6, Tspe_v1, whole genome shotgun sequence window:
- the LOC122663588 gene encoding LOW QUALITY PROTEIN: UDP-N-acetylglucosamine transferase subunit ALG14 homolog (The sequence of the model RefSeq protein was modified relative to this genomic sequence to represent the inferred CDS: inserted 1 base in 1 codon), with protein MDKGSGWFFPTMCPKYIISLIIIILTSIAMRIKYVMFQSGKPLNTSSPKPKSTLIILGSGGHTAEMLNLVSVLQKDRFTPRFYIAAWTDNMSLQKXHVLEDSLINQTGDKKVLEASQFMQIYRSREVGQSYLTSVGTTLIATAHAFWLMTKIRPQMILCNGPGTCIPLCVVAFIFKVVGIRWSSIFYVESIARVRKLSLSGLLLYKLRMADQLFVQWSQLQRKYLRAQYVGHLM; from the exons ATGGATAAGGGTAGTGGATGGTTCTTCCCAACAATGTGCCCAAAGTACATAATTTCTCTTATAATCATCATCCTTACCAGCATTGCAATGCGTATTAAGTATGTCATGTTCCAGAGCGGCAAACCCCTTAACACCTCATCTCCTAAGCCTAAGAGCACCCTGATTATCCTGGGTTCAG GGGGTCATACTGCTGAGATGCTTAATCTCGTCTCTGTGCTTCAGAAGGACAGGTTTACACCAAGGTTCTATATTGCAGCTTGGACTGATAACATGAGTCTTCAAA CTCATGTATTGGAAGACTCCTTGATTAATCAG ACTGGTGATAAGAAAGTTCTAGAGGCTTCCCAGTTCATGCAGATATATCGAAGCCGGGAAGTTGGTCAATCATATTTAACTTCTGTTGGGACAACCCTAATAGCTACAGCTCATGCCTTCTGGCTAATGACTAAAATCAGGCCCCAAATg ATACTATGCAATGGCCCTGGGACTTGTATCCCTCTCTGTGTAGTTGCTTTCATTTTTAAG GTTGTTGGGATTAGATGGTCATCCATTTTCTATGTTGAGAGTATAGCACGAGTTAGGAAGCTCTCATTGAGTGGCTTGCTTCTCTATAAATTACGCATGGCTGATCAGTTATTTGTGCAATGGTCACAATTACAAAGGAAATACCTGCGAGCACAATATGTTGGCCATCTCATGTAA
- the LOC122663949 gene encoding probable purine permease 11, with amino-acid sequence MENQEAQELLLHDMEDLAKDEMPPLPTQKRGFKWWLLVSLYIFFVLSGQAIGSLLGRLYYDKGGNSKWMQTIVVTAGFPFLIPILVYFSCNPSIPNHHKANTINNTSPSIITLTLLYTSFGIFFTGDNLMYSYGLSYLPVSTFSLVCATQLAFNAIFSYFLNSLKFNPFILNSVVLLTISASLLALDSDSNIPKGITRAQYVLGLLITICASALFSLLLSLTQLSFEKVLNKETFSVKLEMQIYPAIVGTCVCVVGFFVSGEWRSLKGEMEHFGGVSYVMILVSSAMAWTAFYVGTMGLIYEVSSLFMNVINTVSLPIVPIFGVIFFHDKMDGVKVIALLLAIWGFVSYMYQNYLDDLKSKTVTRTE; translated from the exons aTGGAGAACCAGGAAGCTCAAGAATTACTCCTCCATGACATGG AGGACTTGGCCAAAGATGAAATGCCACCACTCCCTACACAAAAAAGAGGCTTTAAATGGTGGCTCTTAGTGTCACTTTACATATTCTTTGTTCTATCTGGCCAAGCCATTGGAAGTCTTCTAGGAAGGCTCTACTATGACAAAGGTGGAAATAGCAAATGGATGCAAACAATAGTTGTAACTGCAGGCTTTCCATTTTTAATCCCTATCTTAGTCTACTTCTCCTGTAACCCTTCTATCCCAAACCATCATAAAGCCAATACTATCAACAACACTTCACCCTCTATCATCACCCTTACACTCCTCTATACCTCTTTTGGTATATTCTTTACGGGCGATAACTTGATGTATTCATATGGACTGTCATATCTCCCTGTTTCTACATTTTCCCTTGTCTGTGCAACCCAATTGGCTTTTAATGCAATATTCTCCTACTTCCTTAACTCCCTTAAGTTCAATCCTTTTATTCTTAATTCGGTAGTCCTCCTTACTATCTCTGCCTCACTCCTTGCTCTCGATTCCGATTCCAATATTCCCAAAGGAATTACACGAGCACAATACGTACTCGGATTATTAATCACCATATGTGCATCTGCCTTGTTCTCCTTACTACTTTCACTTACCCAACTTTCATTTGAGAAAGTTCTGAACAAGGAAACATTTTCTGTGAAATTGGAGATGCAAATATATCCAGCAATAGTGGGGACTTGTGTTTGCGTGGTGGGTTTTTTCGTTAGTGGGGAATGGAGGAGTCTAAAGGGAGAGATGGAGCACTTTGGAGGGGTTTCTTATGTGATGATCTTAGTTTCTTCTGCTATGGCATGGACAGCTTTTTATGTTGGTACTATGGGTTTGATTTATGAAGTGTCTTCACTCTTTATGAATGTCATTAATACAGTGTCCTTGCCTATTGTTCCAATCTTTGGTGTGATATTTTTTCATGACAAAATGGATGGAGTAAAAGTTATAGCTTTGCTTTTGGCCATTTGGGGGTTTGTTTCTTACATGTATCAAAACTATCTCGATGATTTAAAGTCGAAGACGGTTACAAGAACAGAATAA